In one Streptomyces sp. NBC_01288 genomic region, the following are encoded:
- a CDS encoding DUF6412 domain-containing protein has protein sequence MNQRRASALLLLFLLPIVLVDTGSLPAAVALAATGTALAVCALLTARSAPAVPPTRVRTAIRDRARRTAFLPQRDPDASGRPRPRAPGHTLRTTTA, from the coding sequence ATGAACCAGCGTCGGGCGAGCGCCCTGCTGCTCCTCTTCCTGCTCCCGATCGTGCTGGTGGACACCGGCAGCCTCCCGGCCGCCGTCGCGCTCGCCGCGACCGGTACCGCCCTCGCCGTCTGCGCCCTCCTCACCGCGCGCAGCGCGCCCGCCGTACCGCCCACCCGGGTCCGTACGGCCATCCGCGACCGGGCCCGCCGTACGGCGTTCCTGCCTCAGCGAGACCCCGACGCCTCGGGCCGCCCACGCCCCCGAGCCCCCGGACACACCCTCCGGACGACCACCGCGTAA
- a CDS encoding Gfo/Idh/MocA family oxidoreductase, translating to MTGRTTRTPLRVGLVGYGLAGSVFHAPLIAATEGLTLDTVVTSNPERQEQARAEFPDVRTAATPEELFARADDLDLIVIASPNKTHVALATTALKAGLPVVVDKPIAGTAAEARELAALAEQHSLLLSVFQNRRWDNDFLTLRKLLAEGELGDVWRFESRFERWRPQPKGGWRESGDPAEIGGLLYDLGSHVVDQALALFGPVASVYAESDIRRPGAETDDDTFFALTHTNGVHSHLYVSATTAQLGPRFRVLGSKAGYVKYGLDPQEADLRDGKRPGTEKNWGQEPESLYGRVGAGESPLTGGGRPEPTVPGDYPAYYAAVAAALRDGAPNPVTALEAAATLDVLEAARRSARDGVTVTL from the coding sequence ATGACTGGACGCACGACTCGCACACCCCTCCGCGTCGGCCTCGTCGGCTACGGCCTCGCCGGCTCCGTCTTCCACGCCCCGCTGATCGCCGCCACCGAGGGCCTGACCCTCGACACGGTCGTCACCTCGAACCCGGAGCGGCAGGAACAGGCCCGCGCGGAGTTCCCGGACGTCCGCACGGCCGCGACCCCCGAGGAACTGTTCGCCCGCGCCGACGACCTGGACCTGATCGTCATCGCGTCCCCGAACAAGACGCACGTCGCGCTCGCGACCACCGCCCTCAAGGCCGGCCTCCCGGTCGTCGTGGACAAGCCGATCGCCGGCACGGCAGCCGAGGCACGCGAGCTGGCGGCCCTCGCCGAGCAGCACAGCTTGCTCCTCTCCGTCTTCCAGAACCGCCGCTGGGACAACGACTTCCTGACCCTCCGCAAGCTCCTCGCCGAGGGCGAACTGGGCGACGTATGGCGCTTCGAGTCCCGTTTCGAGCGCTGGCGCCCGCAGCCCAAGGGCGGCTGGCGCGAGTCCGGCGACCCGGCAGAGATCGGAGGTCTCCTCTACGACCTCGGCAGCCACGTCGTGGACCAGGCGCTGGCCCTCTTCGGCCCCGTCGCCTCCGTGTACGCCGAGTCGGACATCCGCCGCCCGGGCGCGGAGACGGACGACGACACGTTCTTCGCCCTGACCCACACGAACGGCGTCCACTCGCACCTGTACGTCTCCGCGACCACCGCCCAACTCGGCCCGCGTTTCCGGGTGTTGGGCTCCAAGGCGGGTTACGTCAAGTACGGCCTCGACCCCCAGGAGGCCGACCTCCGCGACGGCAAGCGCCCGGGCACGGAGAAGAACTGGGGCCAGGAACCCGAGTCCCTCTACGGCCGTGTCGGCGCCGGAGAGTCCCCGCTCACCGGTGGCGGCCGCCCCGAGCCGACCGTCCCCGGCGACTACCCCGCGTACTACGCGGCCGTCGCCGCCGCCCTCCGCGACGGCGCCCCCAACCCGGTGACCGCCCTGGAGGCGGCCGCCACCCTCGACGTACTGGAAGCCGCGCGCCGCAGCGCCCGCGACGGAGTGACGGTGACCCTGTGA
- a CDS encoding YidC/Oxa1 family membrane protein insertase — MSVFAALVDQLADLLHPLFGTAAAAAAIVLFTALVRLLVHPLSRAAARGQQARAQLQPRVAELRKRYAKQPEKLQKAVLDLHAEEKVSPLSGILPSLLQLPAFFLLYRLFSGGGDGLLSHQLFAAPLGGRWADALAGDGMFGPAGLVYVGLFLVVVAVATFTYVRTRRAAAVAPAGTGTGALGKVLPLLSYGTLITVAVVPLAVALYVVTSAAWSAVERAVLYT, encoded by the coding sequence ATGTCCGTTTTCGCTGCCCTGGTCGACCAACTCGCCGACCTGCTCCACCCGTTGTTCGGTACGGCCGCGGCCGCCGCCGCGATCGTCCTGTTCACCGCTCTCGTACGACTCCTCGTGCATCCCCTGTCGCGGGCCGCCGCGCGTGGGCAGCAGGCCCGGGCCCAACTCCAGCCGCGTGTCGCCGAGTTGCGGAAGCGGTACGCGAAGCAGCCCGAGAAGCTGCAGAAGGCCGTACTCGACCTGCACGCAGAGGAGAAGGTGTCCCCGCTGTCCGGGATCCTGCCGAGCCTGCTCCAACTCCCGGCGTTCTTCCTCCTCTACCGCCTGTTCTCCGGTGGCGGCGACGGCCTGCTCTCCCACCAGCTGTTCGCCGCGCCGCTCGGCGGACGCTGGGCCGACGCGCTCGCCGGGGACGGGATGTTCGGACCGGCCGGGCTCGTCTACGTCGGGCTGTTCCTCGTCGTCGTCGCGGTCGCGACCTTCACCTACGTCCGCACCCGGCGCGCGGCCGCCGTCGCCCCGGCCGGCACCGGTACCGGCGCCCTCGGGAAGGTGCTGCCGCTCCTCTCCTACGGCACGCTGATCACCGTGGCCGTCGTGCCGCTCGCCGTCGCGCTGTACGTGGTGACCAGCGCGGCCTGGAGCGCCGTAGAACGGGCGGTTCTTTACACGTGA
- a CDS encoding fumarylacetoacetate hydrolase family protein, whose translation MKLLRVGTAGAERPALLDAEGTLRDLSGIVPDIDGPLLADTAALGRIRAAADAGELPALDADGLRVGPPLARIGKVVCIGLNYHDHARETGAEPPAEPVIFFKAADTVVGPYDTVLVPRGSVKTDWEVELAVVIGRTARYLESHEEALAHVAGYAVAHDVSEREFQIERGGTWDKGKNCETFNPLGPWLVTADEVPDPQALSLRLWVNGELKQDGTTGEQIFSVAEVVRYVSQFMTLYPGDVINTGTPAGVALGQPEPKPFLRAGDVVELEIAGLGKQRQEFKDA comes from the coding sequence ATGAAGCTGCTGCGAGTCGGTACGGCTGGGGCGGAGCGGCCCGCGCTGCTCGACGCCGAGGGGACCCTGCGGGACCTGTCCGGCATCGTCCCGGACATCGACGGGCCGCTGCTCGCCGACACCGCCGCGCTGGGCCGGATCCGGGCCGCGGCCGACGCCGGGGAGCTGCCGGCGCTGGACGCCGACGGGCTGCGGGTCGGGCCGCCGCTGGCGCGGATCGGCAAGGTCGTGTGCATCGGGCTGAACTACCACGACCACGCCCGCGAGACCGGCGCCGAGCCGCCCGCCGAGCCGGTCATCTTCTTCAAGGCGGCGGACACGGTCGTCGGGCCGTACGACACGGTGCTGGTCCCTCGCGGGTCGGTGAAGACGGACTGGGAGGTCGAACTCGCGGTCGTCATCGGGCGTACGGCCCGCTATCTGGAGTCCCACGAGGAGGCGCTCGCGCATGTCGCGGGGTATGCGGTCGCGCATGACGTGTCCGAGCGGGAGTTCCAGATCGAGCGGGGCGGGACGTGGGACAAGGGGAAGAACTGCGAGACGTTCAACCCGCTCGGGCCGTGGTTGGTGACGGCGGACGAGGTTCCGGATCCGCAGGCTTTGTCGCTACGGCTGTGGGTGAACGGGGAGTTGAAGCAGGACGGGACGACGGGTGAGCAGATCTTCTCGGTGGCTGAAGTGGTGCGGTATGTCAGCCAGTTCATGACCTTGTATCCCGGGGATGTCATCAATACCGGTACGCCTGCGGGGGTTGCTCTTGGGCAGCCTGAGCCTAAGCCGTTCTTGCGGGCCGGGGATGTTGTCGAGCTGGAGATCGCGGGGTTGGGCAAGCAGCGGCAGGAGTTCAAGGACGCCTGA
- a CDS encoding winged helix-turn-helix transcriptional regulator, with translation MSLGKDYAGQECSMAGALEVVGERWTLLVVRDALYGVRRYNDFLAHLGIPRAVLAGRLQALTAEGILEKRRYQESPPRDEYVITERGIALWPVLRSLGRWKREQYGETQLRYFRHADCGTELGSYGECPTCAVIVPVADVIMDPGPGLDPDPADPVSRAFLKPRRLLQPIEPDPV, from the coding sequence ATGTCACTAGGCAAGGACTACGCGGGACAGGAATGCTCGATGGCCGGGGCGCTGGAGGTCGTCGGCGAGCGCTGGACGCTGCTCGTCGTCCGGGACGCCCTCTACGGCGTACGGCGCTACAACGACTTCCTCGCCCACCTCGGCATCCCGCGCGCGGTCCTCGCCGGCCGCCTCCAGGCCCTCACGGCCGAGGGCATCCTCGAAAAACGCCGGTACCAGGAGTCCCCGCCGCGCGACGAGTACGTCATCACCGAGCGCGGGATCGCCCTGTGGCCGGTGCTGCGCTCGCTCGGCCGGTGGAAGCGCGAGCAGTACGGTGAGACGCAGCTGCGCTACTTCCGGCACGCGGACTGCGGCACCGAACTCGGCTCCTACGGCGAGTGCCCCACCTGCGCCGTCATCGTCCCCGTCGCGGATGTCATCATGGACCCGGGCCCCGGACTCGATCCGGACCCGGCGGATCCGGTCAGCCGGGCGTTCCTCAAACCGAGGCGACTGCTCCAGCCGATCGAGCCGGATCCGGTATAA
- a CDS encoding LLM class F420-dependent oxidoreductase, protein MSSDTPKKLRETVGRYGIWSVGLRTEDPARRGELADAAAELEQLGYGAAWLGGSSAARHAVPLIEATSTLAVGTSIQSIWQYDAAESAAGFAELEAAHPGRFLLGLGVSHAKLADQYRRPYSALVSYLDALDTAGVPADRRLLAALGPKTLELARDRSAGSIPYLVTPDHTAKARAILGETPLLAPELKVVLETDPTRARTLARDYLAMYLALPNYTNNFLRNGFTESDLADGGSDRLVDAVFAWGEDAQIRARIDAFVAAGADHVALQIVDGGSREDLPREAWRKLASLLG, encoded by the coding sequence ATGAGCAGCGATACGCCGAAGAAGCTGAGGGAAACGGTCGGGCGGTACGGCATCTGGAGCGTGGGCCTGCGCACCGAGGATCCGGCCCGGCGCGGTGAACTCGCCGACGCGGCGGCCGAGTTGGAGCAACTCGGTTACGGCGCGGCGTGGTTGGGCGGCAGCAGCGCCGCCCGACACGCCGTACCACTCATCGAGGCGACCTCGACGCTCGCCGTCGGCACCAGCATCCAGAGCATCTGGCAGTACGACGCGGCCGAAAGCGCCGCGGGCTTCGCGGAGTTGGAGGCGGCCCACCCCGGCCGCTTCCTGCTCGGCCTCGGGGTGAGCCACGCCAAGCTGGCGGACCAGTACCGCCGCCCGTACTCGGCACTCGTGAGCTACCTGGACGCCCTGGACACCGCCGGAGTCCCCGCCGACCGCCGTCTCCTGGCCGCCCTGGGCCCGAAGACCCTGGAGCTGGCCCGCGACCGCTCGGCCGGCTCGATCCCGTACCTGGTCACCCCCGACCACACGGCCAAGGCCCGCGCCATCCTCGGCGAAACCCCGCTCCTGGCCCCGGAGTTGAAGGTGGTCCTGGAAACGGACCCGACCCGGGCCCGCACCCTGGCCCGCGACTACCTGGCCATGTACCTCGCCCTCCCCAACTACACCAACAACTTCCTCCGCAACGGCTTCACCGAGTCCGACCTCGCGGATGGCGGCAGCGACCGCCTGGTGGACGCGGTCTTCGCCTGGGGCGAGGACGCTCAAATCCGCGCCCGCATCGACGCCTTCGTAGCGGCAGGCGCGGACCACGTGGCCCTACAGATCGTGGACGGCGGCTCCCGCGAAGACCTCCCGAGGGAGGCCTGGCGCAAGCTCGCCTCTCTATTGGGCTGA
- a CDS encoding heme-degrading domain-containing protein gives MTQNKPAITQRIAPEITPTVEELEAQERHLVFQRFTYDDAWALGSLLVELARESQAPVAIDIRRAGQQLFHAALPGSSPDNDAWIDRKRKVVERFGAASYLVGTRFRAKGSTFEDSSRLDPDEYAAHGGSFPIRVEGVGVIGTVTVSGLPQLQDHRFVVAALEQFLDDERRN, from the coding sequence GTGACCCAGAACAAGCCCGCGATCACCCAGCGGATCGCCCCCGAGATCACCCCGACGGTCGAGGAACTCGAAGCACAGGAACGGCACTTGGTGTTCCAGCGCTTCACCTACGACGACGCCTGGGCGCTGGGCTCCCTCCTCGTGGAACTGGCCCGCGAGAGCCAGGCCCCGGTCGCCATCGACATCCGCCGCGCCGGCCAGCAGCTCTTCCACGCGGCACTTCCGGGCTCCTCCCCCGACAACGACGCGTGGATCGACCGCAAGCGCAAAGTGGTCGAACGCTTCGGCGCCGCCTCCTACCTGGTCGGCACCCGCTTCCGCGCCAAGGGAAGCACCTTCGAGGACTCCTCCCGCCTCGACCCGGACGAGTACGCGGCCCACGGCGGCTCGTTCCCGATCAGGGTCGAGGGCGTGGGCGTGATCGGCACGGTGACGGTGAGCGGTCTGCCGCAGCTCCAGGACCACCGATTCGTGGTGGCGGCGCTGGAGCAGTTCCTGGACGACGAACGACGAAATTAG